A stretch of Gouania willdenowi chromosome 21, fGouWil2.1, whole genome shotgun sequence DNA encodes these proteins:
- the fundc1 gene encoding FUN14 domain-containing protein 1, translated as MANSNKDQVEEIYDQVVDLTEYAKRQPWWNRLFGNNSGPVAEKYSVATQIAIGGASGWCAGYLFQKVGKLAATAVGGGLLLLQIANNSGYIQVDWKRVEKEVNKAKKQLKKGTNQAVPELNTFVDKATAFVKKNIVVTSGFAGGFLLGLAS; from the exons ACCAGGTGGAGGAGATCTACGACCAAGTGGTGGATCTCACCGAGTACGCCAAACGCCAGCCATGGTGGAACCGCCTCTTTGGGAACAACTCAGGTCCAGTGGCAGAGAAATACTCTGTGGCCACGCAGATCGCCATAGGAGGAGCCAGTGgatg GTGTGCAGGTTACCTGTTCCAGAAGGTGGGGAAATTGGCTGCCACGGCTGTAGGTGGCGGTCTCCTCCTGCTGCAG ATAGCCAACAACAGCGGCTACATTCAGGTGGACTGGAAGAGAGTGGAGAAGGAAGTAAACAAAGCCAAGAAGCAGCTGAAGAAAGGAACAAACCAAGCTGTACCAGAGCTCAACACGTTTGTTGATAAG GCCACTGCGTTTGTGAAGAAGAACATTGTTGTGACGAGCGGCTTTGCTGGAGGATTCCTGCTGGGTTTGGCCTCTTAG